Proteins encoded in a region of the Oscillatoria nigro-viridis PCC 7112 genome:
- a CDS encoding tetratricopeptide repeat protein: MTEFSFPLLDVKAVNPVEARRLFEQGNHFWFEEGCYCQVLPLYLEALKYDSTDPVMLYQLAVVLRAFERFDEAALALDVASLHQILLNKIGRKQFDRRKKWLLKHLYNIPPLPIPAIEIDLKQFLSESFHCNEWLEIAIAASERRMFLLAAIAYDRSLPFSESQKTWEGENARLNNHRDRAMLNNMRPSARQLFEKANHFWFKEGRYHLVLPIYQEALKYDPTDPVMLYQLAVVLRAFERFDEAMQALDLASLHQNRLGEKGRELFATRKEWLLQPPSYRPPLPIPAWEIDLKQLYSMNFNRNNWSVISAAAEDRRMFLLAYETYIEGKGWYDSEILKEEEELRRENESDRSNLNYMRRD, from the coding sequence CGGCTGTTTGAGCAAGGCAATCATTTCTGGTTTGAAGAAGGATGCTATTGCCAAGTGCTACCGCTTTATCTGGAGGCCCTCAAGTACGACTCCACTGACCCGGTGATGCTCTATCAACTTGCTGTCGTCCTGCGGGCGTTTGAACGGTTCGATGAGGCAGCTCTTGCACTTGATGTGGCATCCCTTCACCAAATCCTTCTAAACAAAATAGGCAGAAAACAGTTTGATAGAAGAAAAAAATGGTTGCTGAAACATCTTTATAACATACCGCCTTTGCCCATACCAGCAATAGAAATCGACCTGAAACAATTTCTCTCAGAGAGTTTCCATTGTAATGAGTGGCTAGAAATTGCTATTGCTGCTAGTGAGAGGAGAATGTTTCTTTTGGCGGCAATTGCCTACGATCGGAGCCTGCCCTTTTCTGAGTCTCAAAAGACTTGGGAAGGGGAAAATGCGCGACTTAATAATCACAGAGATCGAGCAATGTTAAACAATATGCGACCGTCCGCCAGACAGCTATTTGAGAAAGCCAATCATTTCTGGTTTAAGGAAGGACGCTATCACCTTGTTCTACCAATTTATCAAGAAGCCCTCAAGTACGATCCGACTGACCCAGTAATGCTCTATCAACTTGCGGTTGTGCTGCGAGCCTTTGAACGGTTCGATGAAGCTATGCAAGCACTCGATCTAGCATCCCTTCATCAAAACCGTCTGGGCGAGAAGGGCAGAGAGCTTTTTGCTACAAGGAAAGAGTGGCTACTGCAACCTCCCTCTTATAGGCCGCCTCTGCCTATTCCCGCGTGGGAAATCGACCTCAAGCAGCTTTATTCGATGAATTTTAATAGGAATAATTGGTCTGTAATTAGTGCTGCTGCTGAAGATCGTAGAATGTTTCTTTTGGCTTACGAAACTTATATCGAGGGTAAGGGTTGGTATGACTCTGAAATACTTAAGGAGGAAGAAGAGCTGCGACGCGAGAATGAGAGCGATCGATCGAACTTAAATTATATGCGACGAGATTAA
- a CDS encoding IS630 transposase-related protein: MAYSLDLRKRVVDYVENGGGITKAAALFKVGRATIYRWLGREDLRATKVEHRERKIDWEMLRKDVEENPEARLIERARKFGVRASAICYALKKMKITIKKKNFVIEKGIEKKEYNTTKH, translated from the coding sequence ATGGCATACAGTCTAGATTTAAGAAAAAGAGTAGTGGATTATGTGGAAAATGGAGGGGGTATAACCAAAGCCGCCGCCCTGTTTAAAGTAGGAAGAGCAACAATATACAGATGGCTAGGGAGGGAAGACCTTCGAGCCACTAAGGTAGAACACCGTGAGCGAAAGATAGACTGGGAAATGCTCAGAAAAGATGTAGAAGAAAATCCCGAAGCAAGATTAATAGAAAGAGCAAGGAAATTCGGGGTGAGAGCGAGTGCCATATGCTATGCCTTAAAGAAAATGAAAATTACGATAAAAAAAAAGAATTTCGTTATAGAGAAAGGAATAGAGAAGAAAGAATACAATACTACCAAACACTGA
- a CDS encoding transposase translates to MLCLKENENYDKKKEFRYRERNREERIQYYQTLRTLIKVHGSKSLVFIDESGFEEFHACVYAWSKKGRKVYGERQGKRGKRENLVAGRRKGNKDLIAPMVFTGSLNAESFEGWLALYLLPSLTIPSILIMDNAPIHRKTAIRLLVEEAGHQILFLPKYSPDLNDIEHDFSALKRAKMYASPGTSLDEVIRAYCAERVSHTYLK, encoded by the coding sequence ATGCTATGCCTTAAAGAAAATGAAAATTACGATAAAAAAAAAGAATTTCGTTATAGAGAAAGGAATAGAGAAGAAAGAATACAATACTACCAAACACTGAGAACTTTAATTAAAGTTCATGGGAGTAAAAGCCTTGTATTTATTGATGAGTCAGGGTTTGAAGAGTTTCATGCTTGTGTTTATGCGTGGTCAAAAAAAGGGAGAAAAGTATATGGGGAGAGACAAGGAAAACGCGGAAAAAGAGAAAATTTAGTAGCAGGAAGAAGAAAAGGCAACAAGGACTTGATTGCACCTATGGTCTTTACAGGGAGCTTGAATGCAGAAAGTTTTGAAGGGTGGTTAGCTTTATATTTATTGCCATCTTTAACAATACCATCAATATTAATCATGGATAATGCACCGATTCATCGTAAGACAGCAATTAGGCTCCTGGTGGAGGAAGCAGGCCATCAGATACTTTTTTTACCAAAATACTCTCCTGACTTAAATGATATTGAGCATGATTTTAGTGCATTAAAGAGAGCTAAAATGTATGCGTCTCCTGGCACATCTCTTGATGAAGTTATTCGTGCTTATTGTGCAGAAAGAGTGTCTCATACTTATTTGAAATGA
- a CDS encoding ISAzo13 family transposase, whose amino-acid sequence MYTTEPLITLDHDFWSLGCGKVIPHGIYDCQKNRGYVTLGNSKDTSEFACESIKNWWNNYGKAAYPNANSILAKCDGGGSNNANHYIFKQDLQKLVDEIGIEIRIAHYPPYTSKYNPIEHRLFPHITRACQGVIFTSLNLVKNLMEKTHTNQGLCVVVNVVDKIYEIGRKVSDDFKKNLKIVFDEYLPKWNYRAVPQITKQSSY is encoded by the coding sequence ATTTATACAACCGAACCTCTTATTACTTTGGATCATGATTTTTGGAGTTTAGGTTGCGGGAAAGTGATTCCACATGGAATTTACGATTGCCAAAAAAATAGAGGGTATGTAACATTAGGGAACAGTAAAGATACCAGTGAATTTGCTTGTGAGTCTATTAAAAACTGGTGGAATAATTATGGAAAAGCTGCTTATCCTAATGCCAATTCGATTTTAGCTAAGTGTGATGGCGGCGGCAGCAATAATGCTAATCATTATATTTTTAAACAAGATTTACAAAAATTAGTCGATGAAATTGGAATTGAGATCAGAATTGCTCATTATCCTCCCTATACATCTAAGTATAATCCCATTGAACATCGACTCTTTCCTCATATTACCAGAGCTTGTCAAGGAGTGATTTTTACAAGCCTAAATTTAGTCAAAAATCTCATGGAAAAAACTCACACTAATCAGGGTCTATGTGTAGTTGTAAATGTGGTCGATAAAATCTATGAAATTGGTCGAAAGGTGAGTGATGATTTCAAGAAAAATCTGAAAATTGTTTTTGATGAATATTTACCAAAATGGAACTATCGAGCCGTACCTCAAATCACTAAGCAATCAAGTTATTAA